From the genome of Bradyrhizobium elkanii USDA 76, one region includes:
- a CDS encoding M16 family metallopeptidase encodes MTCSFTRRSVLIGGASLSIGMLVSPDSLGAAKSVAAAKIQRLVSPCGVEAWFVKDATVPFIAMEFAFNGGATQDPADKAGVGHMVADLLDEGSGDLDSKSFHERLDRRAIELSFGSTRDQFRGALRTLEENADEAFDLLRMALTLPRFDAADVERIRASLLANLRNDSNNPSSLANRKFLEVAFNDHPYARPAGGTLESVPKIGVTDLKGYVRRVIAKDTLKIAVVGDIQPDVLCGLLDKAFGGLPAKADSVPIRDVVAAKPPQRVFIPLDVAQTAVTFGGPGVRRSKPDFMAANIVNHVLGGDGLSSRLFREVREKRGLAYSVRQQLVWMNHSAVFVGNSGTRANRAGETLEEIEKQVRRIADEGPTRQELDDAKSYLKGSKMLALNSSSKLARTLLQHQLDKLPIDYIENYNTIVDAVTLEDARKVAQRLWGQGLLTVIVGRSPPVAAESAPVPSATTTPSHAEQLGATPSPALPRKPN; translated from the coding sequence ATGACCTGTTCCTTTACACGGCGTTCCGTCCTCATCGGCGGAGCTTCATTGTCAATTGGAATGCTTGTTTCGCCAGATTCGCTCGGCGCCGCCAAGAGCGTTGCCGCGGCCAAGATCCAGCGCCTGGTCTCGCCCTGTGGGGTAGAAGCCTGGTTCGTCAAAGACGCAACTGTCCCGTTTATTGCGATGGAATTCGCTTTCAACGGCGGCGCGACACAGGACCCCGCCGACAAAGCCGGCGTCGGCCACATGGTCGCTGACTTGCTCGATGAAGGCTCCGGCGATCTCGACTCCAAGAGCTTTCACGAGCGGCTCGACCGTCGCGCCATTGAGCTGAGTTTTGGATCGACGCGCGATCAGTTCCGCGGTGCCTTACGCACGCTCGAGGAAAACGCGGATGAGGCCTTCGACCTTTTACGGATGGCACTAACCTTACCCCGTTTCGACGCGGCCGATGTCGAACGGATCCGTGCCAGCCTGCTCGCGAATCTTAGGAATGATTCAAACAATCCTTCATCGCTCGCCAATCGCAAGTTCCTCGAAGTCGCCTTTAACGATCATCCCTATGCTCGGCCAGCCGGAGGCACGCTCGAGAGCGTCCCGAAGATTGGCGTCACCGATCTCAAGGGCTATGTCCGGCGCGTGATCGCAAAAGACACCCTCAAGATCGCTGTGGTCGGTGACATTCAGCCAGACGTCCTCTGCGGACTGCTCGACAAGGCGTTTGGCGGCCTGCCGGCCAAGGCGGACTCGGTGCCGATTCGCGACGTCGTCGCAGCAAAGCCGCCGCAGCGCGTCTTCATTCCGCTCGATGTGGCCCAGACGGCTGTGACTTTCGGTGGTCCCGGCGTCCGCCGCAGTAAGCCCGATTTCATGGCCGCCAATATCGTCAACCACGTTCTCGGCGGCGACGGTCTGTCGTCACGGCTGTTTCGCGAAGTTCGCGAAAAGCGCGGGCTGGCCTATTCCGTCCGTCAGCAGCTGGTCTGGATGAATCATTCCGCCGTGTTCGTAGGCAACAGCGGCACCCGCGCCAATCGTGCCGGCGAGACGCTTGAAGAGATTGAGAAGCAGGTCCGCCGTATCGCCGACGAGGGCCCGACCCGACAAGAACTCGACGATGCAAAATCTTACCTGAAGGGCTCGAAGATGCTGGCTCTCAATTCTTCATCAAAGCTAGCGCGAACGCTGCTGCAGCATCAGCTTGACAAGCTACCTATCGACTATATCGAAAACTACAATACCATCGTCGATGCGGTGACGTTGGAAGACGCCAGGAAGGTCGCGCAGCGGCTGTGGGGCCAGGGTCTGCTCACCGTTATCGTCGGCCGCTCCCCACCGGTCGCGGCCGAGTCGGCACCTGTTCCCTCCGCCACGACGACCCCGTCACACGCCGAGCAGCTAGGCGCCACACCATCACCCGCTTTACCGAGGAAACCCAATTAA
- a CDS encoding M16 family metallopeptidase, translated as MLPNGLQVVMIPDHRAPVVTQMIWYKVGSADEPAGKSGLAHFLEHLMFKGTTKHQADEFSQTVLRVGGNQNAFTGRDYTSYFQHVPREQLGKMMEFEADRMTGLILKDRDVLSERDVVLEEYNMRVANRPDARLVEQMMAALYLNHPYGHPVIGWRQEIENLDREDALAFYKRFYAPNNAILIIAGDVKVSEVRPMVERNFGGIPPQPSIPAERLRPQEPTPAAPRTVTLADPRVEQPALRRLYLVPSARTATAGESPALEVLCKLMGGGINSYLYRALVIDRRLAISAWTRYSATAIDLSQFEISATPKPGVELGQLDCAIDETVADIAHNSPQAEDFERVKTQLIAQAIYAHDNLEELATWYGGGLTTGLSIDDVRGWSDSIRAVRAEQVLEASRKWLDKKRSVTGYLTKATSKHTEKRS; from the coding sequence ATGCTTCCAAACGGCCTGCAAGTGGTGATGATTCCGGATCATCGCGCACCCGTTGTGACTCAGATGATCTGGTATAAGGTTGGCTCCGCCGATGAGCCGGCGGGCAAATCGGGGCTAGCGCATTTCCTTGAACACCTGATGTTCAAGGGCACAACCAAACATCAGGCGGACGAATTCTCCCAGACCGTGCTGCGCGTCGGCGGCAATCAGAACGCCTTCACGGGAAGGGACTATACCAGTTATTTCCAGCACGTGCCGCGCGAACAGCTCGGCAAGATGATGGAATTTGAAGCCGACCGCATGACCGGTCTTATTCTCAAGGACCGGGACGTATTGTCAGAGCGCGACGTCGTGCTGGAGGAATATAATATGCGCGTCGCCAACAGGCCGGATGCGCGGCTTGTCGAGCAGATGATGGCGGCGCTCTACCTCAACCATCCCTACGGTCACCCTGTGATCGGCTGGCGGCAGGAGATCGAAAATCTCGACCGCGAAGACGCGCTCGCTTTCTACAAGCGTTTCTACGCGCCGAACAACGCCATCCTGATCATCGCGGGTGACGTCAAGGTCAGCGAGGTCCGCCCGATGGTGGAAAGGAATTTTGGCGGCATTCCCCCGCAGCCATCGATTCCTGCGGAACGCCTGCGACCGCAGGAGCCAACGCCGGCCGCGCCGCGCACCGTGACGTTGGCAGATCCCCGCGTCGAGCAGCCAGCCTTGCGCCGTCTCTATCTCGTACCCTCGGCTCGCACCGCGACCGCCGGGGAGAGTCCAGCGCTTGAGGTGCTCTGCAAATTGATGGGTGGTGGCATCAACTCATATCTCTATCGCGCGCTGGTAATCGACAGGCGGCTCGCGATCAGCGCCTGGACGCGCTACAGCGCTACTGCGATCGATCTCTCGCAATTCGAGATTTCTGCCACGCCGAAACCGGGCGTCGAGCTCGGGCAGCTCGACTGCGCCATTGACGAGACGGTCGCCGATATTGCGCACAATTCCCCGCAGGCAGAGGATTTCGAGCGGGTCAAGACACAGCTGATCGCGCAAGCAATCTATGCCCACGACAACTTGGAAGAGCTCGCGACCTGGTATGGCGGCGGACTGACGACCGGATTGAGCATCGACGACGTCCGAGGCTGGTCGGACAGCATCCGCGCCGTACGGGCGGAGCAGGTACTCGAGGCCTCGCGCAAATGGCTCGACAAGAAGCGCTCGGTGACCGGCTATCTCACCAAAGCGACGTCAAAGCACACGGAGAAACGATCATGA
- a CDS encoding tetratricopeptide repeat protein gives MRERIPYSLGRDADEQTLRDTLKQQPNNVDAAISLARVLLARKSPDQALEVLDNVLLAAPGDLRTLNAKGVVLDQKGRHQEAQGLYRKALEREPSNAMLHNNLKLSLALESKTETEDAGSQPRMDDALARSEQ, from the coding sequence GTGCGCGAACGAATTCCATACAGCCTCGGTCGGGATGCTGATGAGCAAACTCTGCGCGATACGTTGAAGCAACAACCAAACAATGTCGATGCGGCGATCTCTCTTGCGCGGGTCCTGCTGGCCCGCAAATCGCCCGATCAAGCCCTTGAGGTTCTCGATAATGTCCTCTTGGCGGCTCCCGGCGATCTGCGCACACTGAACGCCAAGGGCGTTGTCCTCGATCAGAAGGGCCGCCATCAAGAGGCGCAAGGGCTATACCGCAAAGCTCTCGAAAGAGAACCCTCAAATGCGATGTTGCACAACAATCTCAAACTGTCGCTTGCGCTAGAAAGTAAGACGGAGACCGAGGATGCCGGGTCACAACCGCGGATGGATGACGCCTTGGCGCGCAGCGAACAATAG